GTAAGTTCGATTGGAAAGCCGAAGTTTTGGTAAAGGTCGAAAGCAACTTTGCCAGAGATGTCGCCTTGGATTTTTTCAAATTCTCTTATACCGCTTTCTAGCGCTTTTTTGAATTTTTGCTCTTCTTTTTGAAGTTCCCCTACTATCGACTCCTGGAATTCTTGAAGTTTGGGGTAAAAATCGCCGTAAATGTCAATTGTGGTTTTAACGAGTCTTCCCAAAAAATCTTCTTTTATTTTAAGAAGTGAAGCGTGACGAATTGCGCGTCTTATAAGTCTTCGTGGTATGTATCCCCTATCAACATTACTTGGCGTTACTCCGTCTGAGATTAGGAAAATTGCCGAGCGCATATGATCAGCGACGATGCGGGCTGATTTAGGATTAAATGCTTCTGATAACTCCTCTATTTGCTTCATTAAAGGAAGAAATACGTCCGTTTCAAAAACGGAAGGAGCTTTATTTAGGATGGCAAGAATTCGTTCGAGGCCCATACCGGTATCGACGTTTCTTTGGGCAAGTGGTTTGTAGGTTCCGTCTGCTTGCTTATCGTATTCCATGAAAACATCGTTCCAGATTTCGACAAACCGTTCTCCGTCGCGGTCGGGGTCTTGGCCGTTTAAAGGACCGCCGACTACGTCGTAAAACATTTCGGTATCCGGACCACATGGGCCCGTTGGACCAACTGGTCCCCACCAATTATTTTTCTTAGGGAATTTAAAGATATGACCTTCACTCATGCCGAGACTGATCCAAATGTCATAAGATTCTTGGTCAAACGGAGCATCTTCATCGCCGGCAAAGACAGAGACGTAGATTCTTTTGGCGTCGAGTTTTAGATGATTAATTAAAAAATCGTAGGACCAGGAAATTGCTTCTTCCTTCCAGTAATCACCAAGTGACCAGTTGCCAAGCATCTCGAAAAATGTGTTGTGGGTTGTGTCCCCTACTTCATCTATGTCATCTGTGCGCAGACATTTTTGGACGTTAACCAATCGTTTTCCTCCCGGGTGAGGTTGGCCTAATAAATAAGGAATGAGCGGATGCATTCCGGCTGTAGTGAACATAACACGCTGAGTACCAGCAAGCTCCACGTCTTCTTTTGGAACGAGTGATGCTGACGGGATTATTGTGTGCCCTTTTTCTTCAAAAAACTTAAGGAAATTTTGTCTTAGTTCTGCTGATTTCATCAGTCTAATTATATATCAGACGATCCTCATAGCCGAGAAATTATATAGAGAAATGACAAGAGAGAGACCGTCAGATTTAGATGTTCAGCGAGTTGCAAGACGTAATTGGTCAAATCATTGCCCTGGGGTTGATGGCATTATAAACGATCACATAAATCAGCATGGTGGAAATTTGCGTAGCGGGGAATTTGGCTTACCTTCGAGGTCATACACGTGGTACGAAGGGAAAGTTGGGCATTCTGTGAGAATGCTTTTAGACATGGCAGATAAACCCCCGGTTAAAAGTTTGGGGAGCCGTCTGGCAGGATGACGAGAATAATTTAGTCAGATACTTATCAGAAGCTGAAGACCGAGTCCTGGAAACACCAGTAACTGCTGATACTTTTAGAGGTACTTTTGATCAAATACTAGCGCAGATCGAAGATCAATCCCATGGAATTTTAGAACATGGAAAGCAGGTACCACTTACTCCGAGACCTTCTCGATGATTAAAAAGTCTGGGAAGAGTTAGGATTCGTGGGCATGTTGAGGAGAGCGGTGGAAAAAGCGGCGGCCTTTTTTCTGGAGGTTTTCGATGTGGGCAGGTGTAATTTCCCTGAGTTCTTCTATTTGATCTTCAACTTCCTCAGATACCTGTGAAAGCTGAGACTCTATTTTTTCTGTTGTCTGCTCTATTGCTTCTTGAGCTTGGTCGGCGTTTTCCTGGATTTGTTCTAGGATTTTCTTTCCTTCTTCCAAAAGCTGATCGCGTATTTTTTTACCATTTTCGTTTGTAAACAAATAAGTTAGGGCCGCACCAATGGCTACCCCAAGTATCAAATTGGAAGGGTTACTGTTGCTGTTGCTCATTCTTTTTTGATGGTGATTTTTTTCCTTTTGGTTTATTTAAGATGTGGGCAATGCCAGCACCTGCAGTTAGTGCAGTAAAAAAGTTGCCTGCAGAATCTATCGGTTTTTTAACTTGCGAAACAAGATCGTCGGCGTCGTCGAAAAGTCTGTTCATGCGCCAGAGAGTTTTTCTCATGTCTTTCAGCACGAAAAATACTTGGAATCCAAGAGCTGCAAGAAAAACGGCAAGAACAACTATCACAGTTAGGAGAATTGTTTGAGTTATGTCCATATAGGCAGATTTGTTCTAAAGGTATACTTTAAATCGGTTTCCTTTGTCAATCAGCGCATTTATCTGGCCAAGCGGACAATCCTTGTAACTTTAGCCTTTGGGGAGAGGCGGCGAGAGGCGACAATTTCTATTGTGTTTCTCCCCTCTTCAAGCTTAATTTGGGTTGAGAATTTGCCTTCTGGATCCACGGGGATTATTTCGCCTTCAATAGAGACTGTTGCTTCTGTTTGGGTTTTGCCCGCAACCTCAATAACCGATGCAGTGGTTGTTATGTCGTCTTGAGGAGATGTTATTTCAAGCTTTGGTGTCGAAAGAAAGGAAGTGTACTGTATAAGGAGATAGGCAATAAAAGCGATGGCCAACATCGCAAAAAGTCCTGGCAAGATTTTTTCGGGTGTAAACATAAATCTTTTTCTTTTGGTGGGAAGAATTTTTTTGGTCGGGTATTTTTTTTCGTCATATTCGGCACGATAAAGAGCCAGTAAATGCTTGTCGTCGAGCCCAAGCATGTCGGCGTAGCTTCTAATAAATCCCCTAACGTATGCCGGCTCCGGTAGGGATTCCCATCTTCCTTCTTCCAGTGCTTCTATAAATTCCTTTTTAAGTAGTAGCTTTGATGCTATTTCTTCTTGTGATAGACGTTTTTGCTCGCGGGTTGTTCTTAAAAGTTCGCCTAACGTTCTCATTTCAAAATTACGATTCCTGCGGAGGTTCTTGTTGTGATTGGAGATATTCTTCTGCGTTTTTAACTAAAACGTCGCGCGGCTTGGAGCCTTCTCCGGGTCCAATTATACCCGCTGATTCGAGTTCATCAATTAATCTTGCCGCTCTTGCATAACCCACTCGAAGTCTTCTTTGCAGCAGAGACGCGGATGCGCGGTCGTACTGGCAAACGGTTCTGACTGCTTCTTCGAATAGTTCATCCTGTTCGCCTGTGTCTCTGGCACCACCCCTTTGGCCGATTGGCATTTGGGTAACTTCTTCAGTGTACTCTGGAGCAAAGCCGGAACTCTTTAGGAAATCGATTAAATTTCTTATTTCGCTGTCTGAAACGTAAACGCCTTGAATTCTCTGCGGCTTGGAAGCGTCTGGAGGAACGTACAACATGTCACCTTTGCCTAAAAGTTTTTCGGCTCCTGGCTGGTCGATAACAACGCGCGAGTCGATCATCGAAGAAACGTTGAATGCGATTCTTGCTGGAATGTTTGCTTTGATAAGCCCTGTTATGACGTCGACGGAAGGTCTTTGGGTGGCGACGACAAGATGAATTCCTGTTGCTCTTGCCATCGCGGCCAATCTGACGATCGCGTCTTCGACCTCGACAGGGGCAAATTCCATCAGGTTGTGAAGCTCATCTATTATGATCACTATATAAGGAAGGGCTTGAAAGCCTGACAGTTCGTTGTACCCTGCGATATTTCTTACTTGAGCTTCGCGGAATAACTTGTAGCGTCTGTCCATTTCTTGCATGGCCCATTTAAGGGCAGAGAGAATTTTGTCCGGTTCGACAATTACTGGGGTCAGAAGGTGCGGGATATCGTTGTATTCCGAAAGCTCGACTCGTTTAGGATCAACAAGAATTAATTTTACTTCCTGCGGGCTTGCACGAAATAGAATCGTTGCAATCAGAGCGTTCATAAGAACAGATTTACCGGATCCAGTTGTTCCTGCAATTAAAAGATGGGGCATTTTAGCAATGTCTGCAACTTGTGGGTTGCCGGAAACATCCAGACCCAAACCTATTGCAGTTTTGGATCTGTTGCTTCTCATCTCGTCGGAAGACAGAACAGCTTTTAGGGAAACAACTTCGGGTGAAATGTTTGGTATTTCGATACCGACTAATGATTTTCCGGGAATTGGTGCTTCTATTCGTACGTTTCCGGTTGACGTTGCAAGCGCGAGCGCGAGGTCGTTTTGTAAAGTTAAAATTTTGGAAAGCTTCGTTCCCATCGGGATTTTCATTGCGTATTGAGTAATGGTCGGGCCCAAATTAACTTCGGTTACTTCTGCGGAAATCCCAAAACTTTCGAGGGTTTTTTCGATAGTTTGGGCATTTTGTTTAAGATTGCCGCGGTTGGCAGAAGATTCTTTTGGTGTTGAAAGCAGGGAAAGAGGAGGATATTGCCAGATTCTCGTTTCTCCGGGAGAATTAACGACGATACTTTCCGTTAAGCCCATTTGGACGTCGTCTCTTTTTGGAACGCCTCTTGGTCTATAAGAGTCGTCAGGGCCTCGTGTCACAAAACCACCTTTTGATCTAAAGACGGTCGATTTTATTGCCTTTAGGACATTTCGGATTTTGCTAAAAATCGCAACGATCGTTGCGATTGCCTTATCGACGCTGGTGTTAAAAGTAATAATAAGTGAAATTAAAGTTGCAAATAAAAGAACAAAAAACGCGCCTGGCGCAGTGATAAGTGATTTAAAAACTACCCAGATAGAAGTTCCGGCGACACCGGCTGATTCTTCGGAAGCGATGGCAACTAATCCAAGAAGGGAAAGAAAAACTCCGCTTAAACCTAAAAGTACGTTTAGTTTCGCGAAGCGGCCACCAATTGCAAGGAGCGGAAGACTGAATACGGTAAGAAGGACAGGAATTAGAACGATACCAACACCAAATATTCTGTAAAGTGAATTTTTGACATCGAGTAGAGTTCCTGCGCTTGTAAAAAAAGAGATAAAGATTAAGACAGAAGAAGCAAGAAGCGAAAATCCAATTATGTTTGTGATCGTTTTCTTTTCTAGAGCCAAGGGCGGCTGTTTGGATCTTCTTCTGTATCTTCTTGGCATTATCTTCTATTATACTTAAATTTTGATGGCTTGTCTACTATAGGATACACTTCGTGTATCCTGTGGTGCTCGTTCTGCAATGCAGAACTGCGCGCGTAAGGTCTTTAGTAGGTCGGCAAGTACTCTTTAACATTTTCTTGGGTCAGTTGAACTGAGGTGGTTTTCCCTTCCAGTTTCGACTTTGCGACTTTTCTGCAGATACCATTTATTGTTCGATCTAGTGTTCTCATACCAGCATCGTAACCAAGGGGTCTTACGATATGCGACCAAACTCCTTCATCAAAAACAATTTCGGTATTTTTAAGACCGGACGCTTGGATTGCTCTTGGAAGTAAGTAGTTTTTGCCGATTATTATTTTTTGTTCATCTGTGTACGACGGCATTTCGACTACTTCAAGTCTATCCAAAACTGCAGTTGCAATACCGGCTGTGTTATTTGCAGTTGTTATAAAAAATACTTGTGAAAGATCGACTGGGTGGTCGATGTAGTGGTCGAGAAAATTACTGTTTTGCTCTGGGTCGAGAAGTTCTACTAAAACTCCCATAATATCTGCTTTTGCTTCGTCGGTTACCCTGTCGATTTCGTCAAGCAGAATGACAGGATTTTTAGAGTTTACTCTTCTTAAAACTTTAACTATTTGTCCGGGTTCGGCATCTGGATGCGAGCGTGCTCTTCCTCGTAGTTGAAGTGCGTCGCCCATACCACCCATCGGGATTCTGCCTATTTGTCTTCCTAAGGCACTGGCAATTGAATATGCCATGGTTGTTTTACCCGTACCAACTAAACCGAGAAGAAGTAGGGCCGGAGCCTTTGTTGATGTTGCGCCTTCTTTTGACTTGAGATTTTCAATCGAAATGAATTCCAAGAGGCGCTCTTTTATATTCTCTAGGCCGTAATGGTTTTGATCCAAAACACGTTTTGCATTTTCTAAAGAAAGATTATCTGGAGTGGCGTTCGTCCAAGGAAGAGAGACTATCCAGTCTAAATATCTTGCCGCAGAATCGTATTCCTGGGAATAACTTTCTGCGCTTGCAAGCCTTGTTAGCCTGTCTATAAGCGCTCGCGCTTTTATTTTGAGATCTTGGGGGACGTTACTTTTTGAAAGTTTGTCCTCAAGAAGTTTAATATCGTCGTACTGGGCAGGCATAGTTACATTATCTTAGTAATCGAGGATAGATTCCAGTCACTAGAGAGTTTCCAAAGATCCGGATAGTCTATTTTGGGAAATTATTATCCTTGCTTCTTTAATTTTTGAAATAAATGGTTTTATTTTAGACGCGCTACTTGTCACGAGCTCGATGCTGTCACTGTTTGAATCTTTGCTATTTGAAATAAGAATCGCGGTCGAAATAGGTTCAAATTCACCCTCCAGGAAACCCTTTGAACTTTCTCCCTCTTTGTACATTTTTGTTATCTCTTTTGCTGTGTCTAGGGACGATGTTAAAAAGGTAAGGTCTTCTGCTTCAAAAAGCACCAGGGTAGCTTCTTTGTTGTCACCAGGTAACTTGAGGAGGTGATAGTTTACTTCATTGTCTGATTCTGTCTTGTACAACTCTTGTTGTTCTGTTTCTGAGACTATACCTGCGAGGGTCGAAAAGTCTATCGATGTTTGTGATTTTTGGGCAATTACAAAATTTCTGTTTTCGCCGAAGGCTATGAAAAACTGACCACTTTCGCTTTTAAAATTGGCATTCAGCCAATCTTCAAGATTTTGTTGGAGTTTAAAATTTTTAGAAACGATACCGTTAAAATTTTCCGCAAAAATTGCGATGTTTGTGTTTTGTGGAATTTTTACATTTTTAGGAGGGATGAAGTGCTTACCTTTGAATTGTTGGTTTTCTGTTGAAAAGCTAAGACGGTTATTTAGGAAACTTAAGTTAATTGTAAGAGGTGAAGTGAAAGCAAGTTTGGTAGAGGTTGCGCTGTCGAGTTCAAACTGGATACCGTCTGTTGTGTTTGCTGGGAGGTTAAGCTTTTCTAGAAGTTTTTGAGCTTCGTCCTTGTCTTGATTTTTGATATCAAAGGCAAGAGAAAATTTATTTTTTTCAGAATTTAAGTAAGCCTTACTTGTTGTTTTGGGTTTAACAAGAAATAATGATAGGATGACAATACCTGTTACAAGAAGGATGCCCAAAACTAATTTTGGGTATTTTTTCATTTTTTAAAATCTTTTGGGTCGTCTGTCTCTGCTTGGGCCTCGTCTGTCGCCTCCTGGCCTTGGACCCCTGCTGTCTCTACTCGGACCGCGGTCTGGGTCTCCTTCCAAATTCATCGAAAGGTTAACACGTCCCATATCGTCTATTTCGGCAACTCTTACTTTA
This DNA window, taken from Candidatus Curtissbacteria bacterium, encodes the following:
- a CDS encoding FtsK/SpoIIIE domain-containing protein, with the translated sequence MPRRYRRRSKQPPLALEKKTITNIIGFSLLASSVLIFISFFTSAGTLLDVKNSLYRIFGVGIVLIPVLLTVFSLPLLAIGGRFAKLNVLLGLSGVFLSLLGLVAIASEESAGVAGTSIWVVFKSLITAPGAFFVLLFATLISLIITFNTSVDKAIATIVAIFSKIRNVLKAIKSTVFRSKGGFVTRGPDDSYRPRGVPKRDDVQMGLTESIVVNSPGETRIWQYPPLSLLSTPKESSANRGNLKQNAQTIEKTLESFGISAEVTEVNLGPTITQYAMKIPMGTKLSKILTLQNDLALALATSTGNVRIEAPIPGKSLVGIEIPNISPEVVSLKAVLSSDEMRSNRSKTAIGLGLDVSGNPQVADIAKMPHLLIAGTTGSGKSVLMNALIATILFRASPQEVKLILVDPKRVELSEYNDIPHLLTPVIVEPDKILSALKWAMQEMDRRYKLFREAQVRNIAGYNELSGFQALPYIVIIIDELHNLMEFAPVEVEDAIVRLAAMARATGIHLVVATQRPSVDVITGLIKANIPARIAFNVSSMIDSRVVIDQPGAEKLLGKGDMLYVPPDASKPQRIQGVYVSDSEIRNLIDFLKSSGFAPEYTEEVTQMPIGQRGGARDTGEQDELFEEAVRTVCQYDRASASLLQRRLRVGYARAARLIDELESAGIIGPGEGSKPRDVLVKNAEEYLQSQQEPPQES
- a CDS encoding helix-turn-helix domain-containing protein, whose amino-acid sequence is MRTLGELLRTTREQKRLSQEEIASKLLLKKEFIEALEEGRWESLPEPAYVRGFIRSYADMLGLDDKHLLALYRAEYDEKKYPTKKILPTKRKRFMFTPEKILPGLFAMLAIAFIAYLLIQYTSFLSTPKLEITSPQDDITTTASVIEVAGKTQTEATVSIEGEIIPVDPEGKFSTQIKLEEGRNTIEIVASRRLSPKAKVTRIVRLAR
- a CDS encoding AAA family ATPase; translation: MPAQYDDIKLLEDKLSKSNVPQDLKIKARALIDRLTRLASAESYSQEYDSAARYLDWIVSLPWTNATPDNLSLENAKRVLDQNHYGLENIKERLLEFISIENLKSKEGATSTKAPALLLLGLVGTGKTTMAYSIASALGRQIGRIPMGGMGDALQLRGRARSHPDAEPGQIVKVLRRVNSKNPVILLDEIDRVTDEAKADIMGVLVELLDPEQNSNFLDHYIDHPVDLSQVFFITTANNTAGIATAVLDRLEVVEMPSYTDEQKIIIGKNYLLPRAIQASGLKNTEIVFDEGVWSHIVRPLGYDAGMRTLDRTINGICRKVAKSKLEGKTTSVQLTQENVKEYLPTY
- a CDS encoding YtxH domain-containing protein; translated protein: MSNSNSNPSNLILGVAIGAALTYLFTNENGKKIRDQLLEEGKKILEQIQENADQAQEAIEQTTEKIESQLSQVSEEVEDQIEELREITPAHIENLQKKGRRFFHRSPQHAHES
- a CDS encoding alanine--tRNA ligase codes for the protein MKSAELRQNFLKFFEEKGHTIIPSASLVPKEDVELAGTQRVMFTTAGMHPLIPYLLGQPHPGGKRLVNVQKCLRTDDIDEVGDTTHNTFFEMLGNWSLGDYWKEEAISWSYDFLINHLKLDAKRIYVSVFAGDEDAPFDQESYDIWISLGMSEGHIFKFPKKNNWWGPVGPTGPCGPDTEMFYDVVGGPLNGQDPDRDGERFVEIWNDVFMEYDKQADGTYKPLAQRNVDTGMGLERILAILNKAPSVFETDVFLPLMKQIEELSEAFNPKSARIVADHMRSAIFLISDGVTPSNVDRGYIPRRLIRRAIRHASLLKIKEDFLGRLVKTTIDIYGDFYPKLQEFQESIVGELQKEEQKFKKALESGIREFEKIQGDISGKVAFDLYQNFGFPIELTMELAADAEKEVDVPGFEKELKSHQELSRKAGEKTKGGLTTQSDQAAKLHTATHLLHQALRDVLGTHAHQTGSHITDERLRFDFTHDAKMTDEQIKEVETIVNDKIQQNLTVHKEVMPKAAADELGAIGLFDEKYGDLVNIYYMGNSDKVEEAYSKEFCGGPHAESTGKLKYFKIIKEESTGSGVRRIYATISDNN